The following are from one region of the Oncorhynchus masou masou isolate Uvic2021 chromosome 24, UVic_Omas_1.1, whole genome shotgun sequence genome:
- the LOC135512886 gene encoding formin-binding protein 1-like isoform X2 encodes MTWGTELWDQFENLDKHTQWGIDFLERYSKFVKERLEIEQTYAKQLRNLVKKYCPKRSKDDEPRFSSCVSFYSILNELNDYAGQREVVAEEMGHKVYGELMRYSQDLKSERKQHLQEGRKAQQYLDQCWKQMDNSKKKFERECKEAEKSQISYDRLDNDINATKSEVEKAKSQLYLRTHSADESKNEYAAQLQNFNGEQWKHFNVAIPQIFKNLQDMDERRTVKLGETYRSFADVERRVVPIISKCLEGMVTAAKAVDQRKDSAIVVESFKSGFEPPGDYPFEDYSQNLSRTGSDNTISTPKNEGGVKPDPKHSISKTAKNKLWLFGKKPKAPSLEDFSHLPPEQRRKRLQARIDELSKELQKEVDQRDALNKMKDVYEKNPQMGDPQSLQPKISETMCNMEKLRSEIHKNESWLSEVEGKVSTRGDRRPSADVNHHAPHGRESPEGSYTDVPNQEHRSPPHQPDPRQAHQPDEFDDEFDDDDPLPVIGHCKALYSFNGQNEGTLLMKENEVLYIIEEDKGDGWTRARKQSGEEGYVPTSYVEIAMEKNSKDS; translated from the exons gACCAGTTTGAAAACCTTGACAAGCATACTCAATGGGGGATTGACTTCCTAGAGAGGTATTCAAAGTTTGTCAAGGAAAGGCTGGAGATCGAACAGACATATGCAAAACAGTTGAG GAACCTGGTGAAGAAGTACTGTCCCAAACGCTCCAAAGACGATGAACCTAG GTTCTCGTCGTGCGTGTCATTCTACTCCATCCTGAACGAGCTGAATGACTACGCGGGGCAGAGGGAGGTGGTGGCCGAGGAGATGGGACACAAGGTGTACGGAGAGCTGATGAGGTATTCACAGGACCTCAAGTCAGAGAGGAAACAG CACCTCCAGGAGGGCAGGAAGGCTCAGCAGTATCTGGACCAGTGTTGGAAACAGATGGACAAt AGCAAGAAAAAGTTTGAGCGGGAGTGCAAGGAGGCAGAGAAATCACAGATCAGCTACGACCGGTTAGACAACGACATCAACGCCACCAAGTCAGAGGTAGAAAAG GCAAAGTCCCAGTTGTACCTGCGCACACACTCTGCAGACGAGAGTAAGAACGAGTACGCTGCTCAGCTGCAGAACTTTAACGGGGAACAGTGGAAACATTTCAACGTGGCCATTCCACAGATATTCAAG AACCTGCAGGACATGGACGAGAGGCGGACAGTGAAGCTGGGAGAGACGTACCGGAGCTTTGCCGACGTGGAGCGCAGAGTCGTCCCCATTATCTCCAAGTGTCTGGAGGGTATGGTGACTGCGGCCAAGGCTGTGGACCAACGCAAG GACTCAGCGATTGTGGTGGAGTCGTTTAAGTCAGGCTTTGAGCCTCCGGGGGACTACCCGTTTGAGGACTACAGTCAGAACCTCTCCCGGACGGGCTCAGACAACACCATCAGCACCCCCAAGAATGAGGGGGGGGTCAAGCCAGACCCCAAACACTCCATCAGCAAAACAGCCAAGAACAAACTGTGGCTCTTTGGGAAAAAGCCGAAG GCTCCATCACTGGAGGACTTCAGCCATCTGCCTCCTGAACAGAGACGCAAGAGGCTCCAGGCTCGGATAGACGAGCTCAGCAAAGAACTACagaaagaagtggaccaaag AGATGCACTGAACAAGATGAAGGATGTGTATGAGAAGAACCCTCAGATGGGTGACCCCCAGAGTCTCCAGCCCAAGATATCAGAGACCATGTGCAACATGGAGAAACTGCGCTCTGAGATCCACAAGAATGAG AGCTGGCTGTCAGAGGTGGAGGGGAAAGTGAGCACCAGAGGAGACCGAAGACCCAGTGCTGATGTCAACCATCACGCCCCCCACggcagagagag CCCTGAGGGCAGTTACACCGACGTCCCCAACCAGGAGCACCGCAGCCCCCCTCACCAGCCAGACCCCCGACAGGCCCACCAGCCAGACGAGTTTGATGATGAGTTTGACGATGACGACCCGCTCCCAGTCATTGGCCACTGCAAAGCACTCTACTCCTTTAACG GTCAGAACGAGGGTACGCTGTTGATGAAGGAGAACGAGGTGCTGTACATCATCGAGGAGGACAAGGGTGACGGCTGGACGCGAGCCAGGAAGCAGAGCGGAGAGGAGGGCTATGTGCCCACGTCCTACGTGGAGATCGCCATGGAGAAGAACAGCAAAG ATTCCTGA
- the LOC135512886 gene encoding formin-binding protein 1-like isoform X1, with the protein MTWGTELWDQFENLDKHTQWGIDFLERYSKFVKERLEIEQTYAKQLRNLVKKYCPKRSKDDEPRFSSCVSFYSILNELNDYAGQREVVAEEMGHKVYGELMRYSQDLKSERKQHLQEGRKAQQYLDQCWKQMDNSKKKFERECKEAEKSQISYDRLDNDINATKSEVEKAKSQLYLRTHSADESKNEYAAQLQNFNGEQWKHFNVAIPQIFKNLQDMDERRTVKLGETYRSFADVERRVVPIISKCLEGMVTAAKAVDQRKDSAIVVESFKSGFEPPGDYPFEDYSQNLSRTGSDNTISTPKNEGGVKPDPKHSISKTAKNKLWLFGKKPKAPSLEDFSHLPPEQRRKRLQARIDELSKELQKEVDQRDALNKMKDVYEKNPQMGDPQSLQPKISETMCNMEKLRSEIHKNESWLSEVEGKVSTRGDRRPSADVNHHAPHGRESPEGSYTDVPNQEHRSPPHQPDPRQAHQPDEFDDEFDDDDPLPVIGHCKALYSFNGQNEGTLLMKENEVLYIIEEDKGDGWTRARKQSGEEGYVPTSYVEIAMEKNSKGAVTYI; encoded by the exons gACCAGTTTGAAAACCTTGACAAGCATACTCAATGGGGGATTGACTTCCTAGAGAGGTATTCAAAGTTTGTCAAGGAAAGGCTGGAGATCGAACAGACATATGCAAAACAGTTGAG GAACCTGGTGAAGAAGTACTGTCCCAAACGCTCCAAAGACGATGAACCTAG GTTCTCGTCGTGCGTGTCATTCTACTCCATCCTGAACGAGCTGAATGACTACGCGGGGCAGAGGGAGGTGGTGGCCGAGGAGATGGGACACAAGGTGTACGGAGAGCTGATGAGGTATTCACAGGACCTCAAGTCAGAGAGGAAACAG CACCTCCAGGAGGGCAGGAAGGCTCAGCAGTATCTGGACCAGTGTTGGAAACAGATGGACAAt AGCAAGAAAAAGTTTGAGCGGGAGTGCAAGGAGGCAGAGAAATCACAGATCAGCTACGACCGGTTAGACAACGACATCAACGCCACCAAGTCAGAGGTAGAAAAG GCAAAGTCCCAGTTGTACCTGCGCACACACTCTGCAGACGAGAGTAAGAACGAGTACGCTGCTCAGCTGCAGAACTTTAACGGGGAACAGTGGAAACATTTCAACGTGGCCATTCCACAGATATTCAAG AACCTGCAGGACATGGACGAGAGGCGGACAGTGAAGCTGGGAGAGACGTACCGGAGCTTTGCCGACGTGGAGCGCAGAGTCGTCCCCATTATCTCCAAGTGTCTGGAGGGTATGGTGACTGCGGCCAAGGCTGTGGACCAACGCAAG GACTCAGCGATTGTGGTGGAGTCGTTTAAGTCAGGCTTTGAGCCTCCGGGGGACTACCCGTTTGAGGACTACAGTCAGAACCTCTCCCGGACGGGCTCAGACAACACCATCAGCACCCCCAAGAATGAGGGGGGGGTCAAGCCAGACCCCAAACACTCCATCAGCAAAACAGCCAAGAACAAACTGTGGCTCTTTGGGAAAAAGCCGAAG GCTCCATCACTGGAGGACTTCAGCCATCTGCCTCCTGAACAGAGACGCAAGAGGCTCCAGGCTCGGATAGACGAGCTCAGCAAAGAACTACagaaagaagtggaccaaag AGATGCACTGAACAAGATGAAGGATGTGTATGAGAAGAACCCTCAGATGGGTGACCCCCAGAGTCTCCAGCCCAAGATATCAGAGACCATGTGCAACATGGAGAAACTGCGCTCTGAGATCCACAAGAATGAG AGCTGGCTGTCAGAGGTGGAGGGGAAAGTGAGCACCAGAGGAGACCGAAGACCCAGTGCTGATGTCAACCATCACGCCCCCCACggcagagagag CCCTGAGGGCAGTTACACCGACGTCCCCAACCAGGAGCACCGCAGCCCCCCTCACCAGCCAGACCCCCGACAGGCCCACCAGCCAGACGAGTTTGATGATGAGTTTGACGATGACGACCCGCTCCCAGTCATTGGCCACTGCAAAGCACTCTACTCCTTTAACG GTCAGAACGAGGGTACGCTGTTGATGAAGGAGAACGAGGTGCTGTACATCATCGAGGAGGACAAGGGTGACGGCTGGACGCGAGCCAGGAAGCAGAGCGGAGAGGAGGGCTATGTGCCCACGTCCTACGTGGAGATCGCCATGGAGAAGAACAGCAAAGGTGCAGTCACCTACATCTGA
- the LOC135512886 gene encoding formin-binding protein 1-like isoform X3, whose translation MGHKVYGELMRYSQDLKSERKQHLQEGRKAQQYLDQCWKQMDNSKKKFERECKEAEKSQISYDRLDNDINATKSEVEKAKSQLYLRTHSADESKNEYAAQLQNFNGEQWKHFNVAIPQIFKNLQDMDERRTVKLGETYRSFADVERRVVPIISKCLEGMVTAAKAVDQRKDSAIVVESFKSGFEPPGDYPFEDYSQNLSRTGSDNTISTPKNEGGVKPDPKHSISKTAKNKLWLFGKKPKAPSLEDFSHLPPEQRRKRLQARIDELSKELQKEVDQRDALNKMKDVYEKNPQMGDPQSLQPKISETMCNMEKLRSEIHKNESWLSEVEGKVSTRGDRRPSADVNHHAPHGRESPEGSYTDVPNQEHRSPPHQPDPRQAHQPDEFDDEFDDDDPLPVIGHCKALYSFNGQNEGTLLMKENEVLYIIEEDKGDGWTRARKQSGEEGYVPTSYVEIAMEKNSKGAVTYI comes from the exons ATGGGACACAAGGTGTACGGAGAGCTGATGAGGTATTCACAGGACCTCAAGTCAGAGAGGAAACAG CACCTCCAGGAGGGCAGGAAGGCTCAGCAGTATCTGGACCAGTGTTGGAAACAGATGGACAAt AGCAAGAAAAAGTTTGAGCGGGAGTGCAAGGAGGCAGAGAAATCACAGATCAGCTACGACCGGTTAGACAACGACATCAACGCCACCAAGTCAGAGGTAGAAAAG GCAAAGTCCCAGTTGTACCTGCGCACACACTCTGCAGACGAGAGTAAGAACGAGTACGCTGCTCAGCTGCAGAACTTTAACGGGGAACAGTGGAAACATTTCAACGTGGCCATTCCACAGATATTCAAG AACCTGCAGGACATGGACGAGAGGCGGACAGTGAAGCTGGGAGAGACGTACCGGAGCTTTGCCGACGTGGAGCGCAGAGTCGTCCCCATTATCTCCAAGTGTCTGGAGGGTATGGTGACTGCGGCCAAGGCTGTGGACCAACGCAAG GACTCAGCGATTGTGGTGGAGTCGTTTAAGTCAGGCTTTGAGCCTCCGGGGGACTACCCGTTTGAGGACTACAGTCAGAACCTCTCCCGGACGGGCTCAGACAACACCATCAGCACCCCCAAGAATGAGGGGGGGGTCAAGCCAGACCCCAAACACTCCATCAGCAAAACAGCCAAGAACAAACTGTGGCTCTTTGGGAAAAAGCCGAAG GCTCCATCACTGGAGGACTTCAGCCATCTGCCTCCTGAACAGAGACGCAAGAGGCTCCAGGCTCGGATAGACGAGCTCAGCAAAGAACTACagaaagaagtggaccaaag AGATGCACTGAACAAGATGAAGGATGTGTATGAGAAGAACCCTCAGATGGGTGACCCCCAGAGTCTCCAGCCCAAGATATCAGAGACCATGTGCAACATGGAGAAACTGCGCTCTGAGATCCACAAGAATGAG AGCTGGCTGTCAGAGGTGGAGGGGAAAGTGAGCACCAGAGGAGACCGAAGACCCAGTGCTGATGTCAACCATCACGCCCCCCACggcagagagag CCCTGAGGGCAGTTACACCGACGTCCCCAACCAGGAGCACCGCAGCCCCCCTCACCAGCCAGACCCCCGACAGGCCCACCAGCCAGACGAGTTTGATGATGAGTTTGACGATGACGACCCGCTCCCAGTCATTGGCCACTGCAAAGCACTCTACTCCTTTAACG GTCAGAACGAGGGTACGCTGTTGATGAAGGAGAACGAGGTGCTGTACATCATCGAGGAGGACAAGGGTGACGGCTGGACGCGAGCCAGGAAGCAGAGCGGAGAGGAGGGCTATGTGCCCACGTCCTACGTGGAGATCGCCATGGAGAAGAACAGCAAAGGTGCAGTCACCTACATCTGA
- the LOC135512885 gene encoding breast cancer anti-estrogen resistance protein 3-like isoform X3: MEGPPEKLRKELEEELKMASEEPCSHAWYHGAIPRQVAENLIQRDGDFLIRDSLSSPGNYVLTCQWKNSPQHFKINKMVVAMNEAYSRVQYLFEKEGFDSVPALVRYYVGNRKPVTEVVGAIIFQPINRALPLRCLEEKYGVACVRVETGLTLPERKSQTSKRLSLNIMNGHTQDQSLGRGNLLRNKDKCGSQPACLNHVQERRLPLKTHQSESFLPLGSRPQPQSQLMEHQPRSQSPVFRTGSEPALSPTVPRRMAFETQAGEAIRGSESQLCPKPPPKPSKVPAMRIPHSPHLQPLAPLASPAPGPPVPPLKPKKQHLTQALQSPQPRSPEVNYFELSPCSPADWDRLQAPGLGPQPNNNNNINSYVERLRTEENEKSSHGSKLDRSSYHHAIEALENGSEEEEVEQERKGELDEIEKTGEEKERSFRRPVLETASTFRPGEFKSRLLPAENKPLEMSVLKRAKELLVQKDHHIIAKHILMADCQVARVLGVSEEVKGQMGVSSGLELVTLPHGRQLRRDLMERHHTMAIGVAVDILGCTGSLEERTATLNRIIMVALELKESMGDLYAFSSIMKALDMPQITRLDHTWTMLRRKYTQTAIIYEKSLKPFYKGLYEGTVDMPPTGTTVPLLMPLLILMERPAGAFEGMELWESNDQGCEIMLRHLEEARSVAHNADSYTANTEHVLKDFQADEDLLEIFKTDFQLRLLWGSRGAAVNQTERYDKFTLILTALSRKLEPAVKHTKL; this comes from the exons GTGGCAGAGAACCTGATCCAGAGAGACGGGGACTTCCTGATCCGGGACTCTCTGTCCAGCCCTGGGAACTACGTCCTGACCTGCCAGTGGAAGAACAGCCCGCAGCACTTCAAGATCAATAAGATGGTGGTGGCCATGAACGAGGCCTACTCTCGGGTGCAGTACCTGTTTGAGAAGGAGGGCTTCGACAGCGTGCCTGCCCTGGTGCGCTACTACGTGGGAAACAGGAAGCCAGTGACGGAGGTGGTGGGAGCCATCATCTTCCAGCCCATCAACAGGGCCTTGCCCCTGCGCTGCCTAGAGGAGAAGTATGGGGTGGCCTGTGTCCGTGTGGAGACCGGTCTGACCCTGCCCGAGAGGAAGAGCCAGACCTCCAAACGCCTGAGCCTCAACATCATGAACGGACACACTCAGGACCAAAGCCTTGGACGGGGGAACCTGCTTAG gaacaaAGACAAGTGTGGAAGCCAGCCGGCGTGTCTGAACCACGTTCAGGAGAGAAGGTTGCCTCTCAAAACCCACCAGTCAGAGAGCTTTCTTCCTCTAG GCTCAaggccccagccccagtcccagctgaTGGAGCATCAGCCTCGGTCCCAGTCTCCAGTGTTCAGGACGGGCAGTGAGCCGGCCCTCAGTCCAACTGTGCCAAGGAGGATGGCCTTTGAGACCCAGGCCGGAGAGGCCATCCGGGGCTCAGAAAGCCAGCTCTGCCCCAAGCCGCCCCCCAAGCCCAGCAAGGTGCCCGCCATGAGGATACCCCACTCCCCACACCTGCAACCCCTGGCCCCTCTGGCCAGCCCAGCCCCAGGTCCCCCTGTTCCCCCACTGAAGCCCAAGAAGCAGCATCTGACCCAGGCTCtccagtctccccagccccgCAGCCCGGAGGTGAACTACTTTGAGCTGAGCCCCTGCAGCCCAGCGGATTGGGACAGGCTCCAGGCTCCAGGCTTGGGCCCCCagcctaacaacaacaacaatatcaacAGCTACGTAGAGAggctgaggacagaggagaatgaGAAGAGCAGCCATGGCTCCAAACTGGACCGCAGCTCCTACCACCATGCCATCGAAGCCCTGGAGAATGGCAGCGAAGAAGAGGAGGTGGaacaagagaggaaaggagagctgGATGAGATAgagaagacaggggaggagaaagagaggagcttCCGGCGGCCGGTGTTGGAGACCGCGTCTACGTTCCGGCCGGGGGAGTTTAAATCCAGGCTACTGCCTGCAGAGAACAAACCCCTGGAGATGAGTGTGCTGAAGAGAGCCAAAGAACTGCTCGTTCAGAAAGACCACCACATCATTGCCAAGCACATCCTCATGGCAGACTGCCAG GTTGCTAGGGTACTTGGTGTCTCTGAGGAGGTGAAAGGTCAAATGGGTGTGTCCTCTGGTCTGGAGCTGGTGACCTTACCCCACGGCAGGCAGCTGCGTCGAGACCTGATGGAAAG GCACCACACCATGGCCATCGGGGTTGCCGTGGACATCCTGGGCTGCACAGGAAGTCTGGAGGAGCGAACCGCCACGCTGAACCGCATCATCATGGTGGCTCTAGAACTGAAGGAATCCATGGGGGACCTGTACGCCTTCTCCTCCATCATGAAAGCACTGGACATGCCTCAG ATCACACGATTAGACCACACCTGGACCATGCTGAGGAGGAAATACACTCAGACTGCCATCATATACGAGAAGTCTCTCAAGCCCTTTTACAAGGGCCTGTATGAAGGAACAG tggacaTGCCCCCGACTGGCACCACGGTGCCCCTACTAATGCCCCTGCTCATCTTGATGGAGCGCCCGGCGGGGGCGTTCGAGGGCATGGAACTGTGGGAGAGCAACGACCAGGGCTGTGAGATCATGCTGCGTCACCTAGAGGAGGCCCGCAGCGTGGCACACAATGCTGACTCATACACCGCCAACACTGAACACGTCCTGAAAG ACTTCCAGGCTGACGAGGACCTGCTGGAGATCTTTAAAACAGACTTTCAGCTGCGTCTGCTGTGGGGCAGCAGAGGGGCGGCCGTCAACCAGACGGAGAGATACGACAAGTTCACACTCATCCTAACTGCTTTGTCCAGAAAGCTGGAGCCAGCGGTCAAACACACAAAACTCTAA
- the LOC135512885 gene encoding breast cancer anti-estrogen resistance protein 3-like isoform X2, which produces MSERCNVLRTLTAALCCFYQKSSVIGAKFSRDKYIMEGPPEKLRKELEEELKMASEEPCSHAWYHGAIPRQVAENLIQRDGDFLIRDSLSSPGNYVLTCQWKNSPQHFKINKMVVAMNEAYSRVQYLFEKEGFDSVPALVRYYVGNRKPVTEVVGAIIFQPINRALPLRCLEEKYGVACVRVETGLTLPERKSQTSKRLSLNIMNGHTQDQSLGRGNLLRNKDKCGSQPACLNHVQERRLPLKTHQSESFLPLGSRPQPQSQLMEHQPRSQSPVFRTGSEPALSPTVPRRMAFETQAGEAIRGSESQLCPKPPPKPSKVPAMRIPHSPHLQPLAPLASPAPGPPVPPLKPKKQHLTQALQSPQPRSPEVNYFELSPCSPADWDRLQAPGLGPQPNNNNNINSYVERLRTEENEKSSHGSKLDRSSYHHAIEALENGSEEEEVEQERKGELDEIEKTGEEKERSFRRPVLETASTFRPGEFKSRLLPAENKPLEMSVLKRAKELLVQKDHHIIAKHILMADCQVARVLGVSEEVKGQMGVSSGLELVTLPHGRQLRRDLMERHHTMAIGVAVDILGCTGSLEERTATLNRIIMVALELKESMGDLYAFSSIMKALDMPQITRLDHTWTMLRRKYTQTAIIYEKSLKPFYKGLYEGTVDMPPTGTTVPLLMPLLILMERPAGAFEGMELWESNDQGCEIMLRHLEEARSVAHNADSYTANTEHVLKDFQADEDLLEIFKTDFQLRLLWGSRGAAVNQTERYDKFTLILTALSRKLEPAVKHTKL; this is translated from the exons GTGGCAGAGAACCTGATCCAGAGAGACGGGGACTTCCTGATCCGGGACTCTCTGTCCAGCCCTGGGAACTACGTCCTGACCTGCCAGTGGAAGAACAGCCCGCAGCACTTCAAGATCAATAAGATGGTGGTGGCCATGAACGAGGCCTACTCTCGGGTGCAGTACCTGTTTGAGAAGGAGGGCTTCGACAGCGTGCCTGCCCTGGTGCGCTACTACGTGGGAAACAGGAAGCCAGTGACGGAGGTGGTGGGAGCCATCATCTTCCAGCCCATCAACAGGGCCTTGCCCCTGCGCTGCCTAGAGGAGAAGTATGGGGTGGCCTGTGTCCGTGTGGAGACCGGTCTGACCCTGCCCGAGAGGAAGAGCCAGACCTCCAAACGCCTGAGCCTCAACATCATGAACGGACACACTCAGGACCAAAGCCTTGGACGGGGGAACCTGCTTAG gaacaaAGACAAGTGTGGAAGCCAGCCGGCGTGTCTGAACCACGTTCAGGAGAGAAGGTTGCCTCTCAAAACCCACCAGTCAGAGAGCTTTCTTCCTCTAG GCTCAaggccccagccccagtcccagctgaTGGAGCATCAGCCTCGGTCCCAGTCTCCAGTGTTCAGGACGGGCAGTGAGCCGGCCCTCAGTCCAACTGTGCCAAGGAGGATGGCCTTTGAGACCCAGGCCGGAGAGGCCATCCGGGGCTCAGAAAGCCAGCTCTGCCCCAAGCCGCCCCCCAAGCCCAGCAAGGTGCCCGCCATGAGGATACCCCACTCCCCACACCTGCAACCCCTGGCCCCTCTGGCCAGCCCAGCCCCAGGTCCCCCTGTTCCCCCACTGAAGCCCAAGAAGCAGCATCTGACCCAGGCTCtccagtctccccagccccgCAGCCCGGAGGTGAACTACTTTGAGCTGAGCCCCTGCAGCCCAGCGGATTGGGACAGGCTCCAGGCTCCAGGCTTGGGCCCCCagcctaacaacaacaacaatatcaacAGCTACGTAGAGAggctgaggacagaggagaatgaGAAGAGCAGCCATGGCTCCAAACTGGACCGCAGCTCCTACCACCATGCCATCGAAGCCCTGGAGAATGGCAGCGAAGAAGAGGAGGTGGaacaagagaggaaaggagagctgGATGAGATAgagaagacaggggaggagaaagagaggagcttCCGGCGGCCGGTGTTGGAGACCGCGTCTACGTTCCGGCCGGGGGAGTTTAAATCCAGGCTACTGCCTGCAGAGAACAAACCCCTGGAGATGAGTGTGCTGAAGAGAGCCAAAGAACTGCTCGTTCAGAAAGACCACCACATCATTGCCAAGCACATCCTCATGGCAGACTGCCAG GTTGCTAGGGTACTTGGTGTCTCTGAGGAGGTGAAAGGTCAAATGGGTGTGTCCTCTGGTCTGGAGCTGGTGACCTTACCCCACGGCAGGCAGCTGCGTCGAGACCTGATGGAAAG GCACCACACCATGGCCATCGGGGTTGCCGTGGACATCCTGGGCTGCACAGGAAGTCTGGAGGAGCGAACCGCCACGCTGAACCGCATCATCATGGTGGCTCTAGAACTGAAGGAATCCATGGGGGACCTGTACGCCTTCTCCTCCATCATGAAAGCACTGGACATGCCTCAG ATCACACGATTAGACCACACCTGGACCATGCTGAGGAGGAAATACACTCAGACTGCCATCATATACGAGAAGTCTCTCAAGCCCTTTTACAAGGGCCTGTATGAAGGAACAG tggacaTGCCCCCGACTGGCACCACGGTGCCCCTACTAATGCCCCTGCTCATCTTGATGGAGCGCCCGGCGGGGGCGTTCGAGGGCATGGAACTGTGGGAGAGCAACGACCAGGGCTGTGAGATCATGCTGCGTCACCTAGAGGAGGCCCGCAGCGTGGCACACAATGCTGACTCATACACCGCCAACACTGAACACGTCCTGAAAG ACTTCCAGGCTGACGAGGACCTGCTGGAGATCTTTAAAACAGACTTTCAGCTGCGTCTGCTGTGGGGCAGCAGAGGGGCGGCCGTCAACCAGACGGAGAGATACGACAAGTTCACACTCATCCTAACTGCTTTGTCCAGAAAGCTGGAGCCAGCGGTCAAACACACAAAACTCTAA